A portion of the candidate division WOR-3 bacterium genome contains these proteins:
- a CDS encoding beta-galactosidase: MFSLSIKDKKIYLDQKAIPLLSGEVHYWRLAPQSWKVILEKVKELGIQIVSTYICWQFHEFEVNKYDFTGKTDPRRDLKSFLELLSEMDFYIIIRPGPYIYSEWINFGVPERLVPYHRLHLEFKKEAACWIREIAEFLKPYFATNGGRIILLQPDNEIHPFINFYGEQLGLGNTPGMFQEFLEKRYRDITNLNKLWKSDYSRFSDVRAFDDVSKVDCRRIDVVRFLLWYTKEVARWNKEIYQKCGVDIPLYFNVDTIGVQPWSLLEKVADISAPDYYPTNEFVGRPDEHRHFLFSIRYVASYSRLPFIAELESGIWHGWHYQTGALSANHYRLLCLSALLAGAVGWNWYMLVNRDNWYMSPINEWGIERPELFSVFKKIVEVYYELKPPDLKRLCDIGIAVDFLQQAVCNKQNEITSGIYAGADLLKPFYDTGIDFEFFDLNYNECDKPVLFYAGEEWLSADYQNRILKYIQNGGHFIIIGKPFLFDDNFQEANILNIPTPEGIIGYELSPRKLLLRLGNREINTQSPYIYYFKEVPGVPIMAKCLNTTFWFTNLPLGSEYIVGYTQNIGKGRLTFIGLKPEAGLITALLEGLEIKVYCRAEENNIHSALFKRDNTYYLFAVNNNNNPSGVKFTIKLGLEGIYQVTDLVLNKTEMVDFQHQNFIYWHINRKDGIVLKIAPQEG, translated from the coding sequence TTGTTTAGTCTCTCTATAAAAGACAAAAAAATCTATCTTGACCAAAAGGCGATTCCTTTGCTCAGCGGTGAGGTCCATTACTGGCGGCTCGCACCCCAATCCTGGAAGGTGATTCTTGAAAAGGTCAAAGAACTTGGAATTCAAATTGTATCAACATATATCTGCTGGCAGTTCCATGAGTTTGAAGTCAATAAATATGATTTTACTGGTAAGACCGACCCGAGAAGAGACTTAAAATCTTTCTTAGAACTACTTAGCGAAATGGATTTTTATATTATTATCAGACCTGGTCCTTATATCTATTCAGAATGGATAAATTTTGGTGTACCCGAGCGCCTTGTCCCTTATCACCGGCTCCATTTAGAATTTAAGAAAGAGGCAGCCTGCTGGATTCGGGAAATAGCCGAATTTTTGAAACCATACTTTGCCACGAATGGTGGAAGAATAATCCTTTTACAGCCGGATAATGAAATCCATCCATTCATAAATTTTTATGGTGAACAACTCGGGCTTGGTAATACCCCGGGTATGTTTCAGGAATTCTTGGAGAAGCGCTACCGTGATATTACAAATTTGAACAAATTATGGAAAAGCGATTATTCAAGGTTTTCTGATGTCCGGGCATTTGATGATGTATCAAAAGTTGATTGTAGAAGAATAGATGTCGTGAGATTTTTATTGTGGTATACAAAAGAGGTCGCCAGATGGAATAAAGAAATCTATCAGAAATGTGGTGTTGATATACCGCTCTATTTCAATGTTGATACAATTGGTGTCCAGCCCTGGTCCCTGCTGGAAAAGGTCGCTGATATATCTGCCCCGGATTATTATCCAACGAATGAATTTGTAGGGCGTCCGGATGAACACCGCCATTTTCTCTTTTCCATTCGTTATGTCGCTTCTTATTCAAGATTACCATTTATTGCGGAATTAGAATCCGGGATATGGCATGGCTGGCATTATCAAACCGGTGCCCTGAGTGCCAATCATTATCGTTTATTATGCCTTTCTGCATTACTCGCTGGTGCAGTCGGCTGGAACTGGTATATGCTTGTGAATCGTGATAACTGGTATATGAGCCCGATAAATGAATGGGGCATAGAGCGTCCAGAACTATTTTCCGTATTCAAAAAAATTGTTGAGGTCTATTATGAACTAAAACCACCTGATTTAAAACGACTTTGTGATATTGGAATAGCCGTTGATTTTCTCCAGCAGGCAGTTTGTAATAAACAGAATGAGATAACCTCTGGCATTTATGCAGGTGCAGATTTATTAAAACCCTTTTATGATACAGGTATAGATTTTGAATTCTTTGACCTGAATTATAACGAATGTGATAAACCAGTCCTTTTTTATGCAGGTGAAGAATGGTTGTCAGCTGATTATCAAAACAGGATTTTAAAATACATCCAGAATGGTGGACATTTTATAATAATTGGCAAACCATTCTTATTTGATGACAATTTCCAGGAAGCAAACATACTAAATATACCGACACCTGAAGGTATTATCGGCTATGAATTGAGCCCCAGAAAACTCCTGCTCAGACTCGGCAATAGAGAAATCAATACCCAATCACCTTATATCTATTATTTTAAGGAAGTTCCTGGAGTGCCGATAATGGCGAAATGTCTCAATACTACATTCTGGTTTACGAATTTACCCTTGGGCAGTGAATATATCGTCGGCTATACCCAGAATATAGGAAAGGGAAGATTGACATTCATTGGTTTGAAACCAGAGGCTGGACTGATTACTGCGCTTTTGGAAGGATTAGAAATAAAGGTCTATTGCCGTGCCGAAGAAAATAATATCCATTCGGCATTATTTAAACGCGATAATACTTATTATCTCTTTGCGGTGAATAACAATAATAATCCATCAGGGGTCAAATTCACGATTAAATTGGGATTGGAAGGCATTTATCAGGTAACTGATTTGGTATTAAACAAGACCGAGATGGTCGATTTTCAACACCAGAATTTTATATACTGGCATATCAATAGAAAAGACGGGATTGTCCTAAAAATCGCGCCCCAGGAGGGATGA
- the xylB gene encoding xylulokinase, protein MKELLLGIDIGTTGAKVVLLAPDGKIIATSTNEYPVYIPKPNWSEQNPGDWWKATIKGITQVLKKSRTNPNHIAGIGLTGQMHGLVILDNKKSVLRNCILWNDQRTVKECEEINSLIGPERMIKIAGKPCLPSFTAGKILWVKNNELEIYKRIAHILLPKDYVRFKLTGNLGMDVADASGTCLFDVAKRDWSEQIINGLKINRDWLPPIFESPAVCGYISKSAAKLTGLKQGTPVIAGAGDQAAQAIGTGIYEPGTVSVTIGTSGVVFAAIDRYQYDSTGRLHTYCHATFDMWHLMGVMLSAGGSLRWCRDLLYKNEKRYAEKVRIDIYDLITKEAGTIPPGAEGLLFLPYLSGERTPHPDPYARGVFFGLSLKHSRPHLTRAVIEGITFGLKDCLELLNGMGIRFKRVRVSGGGAKSLLWRKIMANVFNLDIVTVNATEGAAFGAALLAGVGTGVYKDAKEGCRKTIYETGITKPDKNAEIYQKCYKLYRALYPAVREYFRDLSKIAE, encoded by the coding sequence ATGAAAGAGTTATTGCTGGGGATTGATATTGGCACGACCGGAGCCAAGGTTGTTTTGCTCGCTCCGGATGGTAAAATTATAGCCACTTCTACAAACGAATATCCTGTATACATACCAAAACCAAATTGGTCTGAGCAGAATCCCGGAGACTGGTGGAAGGCGACAATAAAGGGAATAACACAGGTATTAAAAAAATCCCGCACCAATCCGAACCATATCGCAGGAATCGGACTGACCGGACAGATGCACGGGTTGGTCATCCTTGATAATAAAAAAAGTGTTTTAAGAAATTGTATCCTCTGGAATGACCAGCGCACAGTAAAAGAGTGTGAAGAAATAAATTCACTTATTGGTCCAGAAAGGATGATTAAGATTGCTGGAAAACCCTGCCTGCCAAGTTTTACTGCAGGTAAAATCCTGTGGGTAAAGAATAATGAGTTAGAAATCTATAAAAGAATTGCCCATATCCTTTTGCCCAAAGATTATGTGCGATTCAAACTCACTGGAAACCTTGGTATGGATGTTGCAGATGCCTCAGGAACCTGTCTATTTGATGTCGCAAAGAGAGACTGGTCAGAACAAATCATAAACGGACTGAAGATAAATAGAGACTGGTTGCCACCTATTTTTGAATCACCGGCGGTATGCGGATATATTAGCAAATCAGCCGCAAAATTGACCGGCTTAAAACAAGGTACACCGGTCATTGCCGGTGCTGGTGACCAGGCGGCGCAGGCAATCGGAACCGGGATCTATGAACCCGGCACTGTATCCGTAACAATTGGTACATCCGGTGTTGTATTTGCGGCGATTGATAGATATCAATATGATTCAACCGGAAGATTACACACCTATTGCCATGCTACATTTGATATGTGGCATTTGATGGGTGTGATGCTTTCTGCTGGAGGAAGCCTGAGATGGTGCAGGGATTTATTATACAAAAATGAGAAACGCTATGCCGAAAAAGTGAGGATTGATATCTATGATTTGATTACTAAAGAGGCTGGCACAATTCCACCTGGTGCTGAAGGGCTGCTCTTTCTCCCTTATCTTTCCGGTGAAAGGACACCCCATCCTGACCCCTATGCCCGTGGCGTATTCTTTGGATTATCATTGAAACACAGCAGACCCCATCTGACACGAGCGGTGATTGAAGGTATAACATTTGGTTTAAAGGACTGCCTTGAATTATTAAATGGTATGGGAATAAGATTCAAACGGGTTCGGGTATCAGGTGGTGGTGCAAAATCTTTGTTATGGCGTAAGATAATGGCGAATGTCTTTAACCTTGATATTGTAACTGTGAATGCAACCGAGGGCGCCGCATTCGGCGCCGCACTCCTTGCCGGTGTGGGAACCGGGGTCTATAAGGATGCAAAAGAAGGTTGCAGAAAGACAATCTATGAGACAGGAATTACAAAACCGGATAAAAATGCGGAAATATATCAAAAATGCTACAAATTATACAGGGCACTCTATCCGGCAGTCAGGGAATATTTTAGGGATTTAAGCAAAATTGCGGAGTAA
- a CDS encoding TIM barrel protein: MAIVDLREQAKRRSPKELIQHLKNFKLNLKFSAGIWYFSPPDSRFHDKYKKELSIKKRLDIADKLLDYGLTGIEAHYPNEINEKNLELWKKFLRSTGMKLVTIVPLLFRDKDFEFGSLSNPIEKYRKKAIELTIETLRLNKELDTDFAVVWPGIDGYENPFGIDFFQMWDRFAQGLAQAMDTVPGVRIAFEPKPYEPRGRILFGTTAEGLLLCHKVESLLKNKKNLVLLKQGHKLCCMNPEVGHALMAYEDLAYAYSLPLSEARLAHMHLNSQPLGNFDQDLNIGVVSPEQFEALLYVLKMHSYNGWFGIDINPERVDVQTAIKISIDAIRSANDRINELDHESIVYAINNPDKARGWIEAYLIRMRALRPEILPELPRLKIK; this comes from the coding sequence ATGGCAATTGTTGATCTGCGGGAACAGGCAAAACGCCGGAGCCCAAAAGAACTCATTCAACATTTGAAAAATTTTAAACTCAATTTAAAATTTTCCGCAGGTATCTGGTATTTCTCTCCCCCGGACTCAAGATTTCATGATAAATATAAAAAAGAGTTAAGTATAAAAAAACGGCTTGATATCGCTGATAAGCTTTTGGATTATGGACTTACCGGCATTGAGGCACATTATCCCAATGAAATAAACGAAAAAAATCTTGAATTGTGGAAGAAATTTTTGAGGTCAACTGGAATGAAACTCGTCACAATCGTCCCCCTTTTATTCCGGGATAAGGATTTTGAATTCGGCTCTCTGTCAAATCCCATAGAAAAATACCGGAAAAAGGCGATTGAACTTACCATAGAAACCCTACGCTTGAATAAAGAACTTGATACGGATTTTGCGGTTGTCTGGCCCGGTATTGATGGTTATGAAAATCCATTCGGGATTGATTTCTTTCAAATGTGGGATAGATTTGCCCAGGGGCTTGCACAAGCAATGGATACAGTCCCGGGTGTGCGGATTGCATTTGAACCAAAACCTTATGAGCCACGGGGCAGAATACTTTTTGGCACCACTGCAGAAGGTTTGCTCTTGTGCCACAAAGTGGAATCCCTTTTAAAGAACAAAAAGAACCTTGTATTATTGAAACAGGGGCATAAGTTGTGCTGTATGAATCCGGAAGTTGGACATGCACTTATGGCTTATGAAGACCTCGCCTATGCCTATTCACTACCCTTGAGCGAAGCCCGACTTGCCCATATGCATCTCAATAGCCAGCCCCTTGGAAATTTTGACCAGGATTTGAATATCGGGGTCGTCTCACCCGAGCAATTTGAGGCACTCTTATATGTCTTAAAGATGCATTCATACAATGGATGGTTCGGGATTGATATAAATCCAGAAAGGGTGGATGTCCAAACCGCAATAAAGATTTCTATTGATGCAATAAGGTCCGCAAATGACCGGATAAATGAACTTGACCATGAATCAATAGTGTATGCAATCAATAATCCTGATAAGGCACGTGGCTGGATTGAGGCATACCTGATACGAATGAGGGCATTGAGACCGGAGATATTACCAGAATTGCCCAGACTCAAAATTAAATGA